One Gelria sp. Kuro-4 DNA segment encodes these proteins:
- a CDS encoding TRAP transporter large permease: MSITLLLLFLALTVIGVPLAVALGIASALTLVAFTDIPLNLVAQSMFSSMNNFIMVAVPLFVLAGMLMDEGGVAEKIFDFANALVGWAPGGLGQVTIVSSVIFAGMSGSSVADVASVGAISIGAMRRNGYPITYATGLSLITSTLATIVPPSILMVVAGSVANESIGRVLMGGVVPGLIIALSFMVYNHVYCSRHGIGKRIAFDWHNLVTSSLRAIPALLVPVILMGGIVLGYFTPTEAAGIAVIYTIAIALLVYRSITWTKLPGLFFRTAKLTGTILFIAVTAKVAGWIFEYDGLPVRVATLLTNVTTSPLMTMLLIFGFLILVGMFMDATAAIFILVPILLPTVKTAGIDPVYFLVMMVITLALGLITPPVGVCLYAASNLTGLSLEDVTRHTLVWIAIMVLAILLLIFFPSLVLTPLSWLGM; the protein is encoded by the coding sequence ATGAGCATTACCCTCCTCCTCCTTTTTCTCGCCCTGACTGTAATCGGGGTGCCGCTGGCCGTGGCGCTGGGGATAGCATCTGCTCTTACCTTGGTGGCTTTCACGGACATTCCTTTAAACCTGGTGGCGCAGTCCATGTTCAGTTCTATGAACAACTTTATCATGGTGGCGGTGCCCCTTTTTGTTCTGGCCGGCATGCTCATGGATGAAGGGGGAGTAGCGGAAAAAATCTTCGACTTTGCGAATGCCCTCGTGGGCTGGGCACCGGGCGGCTTGGGTCAGGTTACCATAGTCTCGAGTGTGATCTTTGCCGGCATGTCCGGCTCTTCTGTCGCAGACGTGGCCAGTGTGGGTGCGATCAGCATCGGTGCCATGAGAAGGAATGGCTACCCTATTACCTACGCTACTGGCCTGTCTTTGATCACCTCTACACTGGCTACTATTGTACCTCCAAGCATTCTAATGGTTGTGGCCGGATCGGTGGCCAATGAATCTATCGGTCGGGTGCTTATGGGCGGTGTTGTGCCCGGCCTCATTATTGCTCTAAGCTTTATGGTTTACAATCACGTGTATTGTAGCCGGCACGGCATCGGCAAGCGCATCGCTTTTGACTGGCACAACCTTGTGACGAGCAGCCTGCGCGCTATCCCCGCCCTCCTTGTACCTGTTATTCTGATGGGCGGTATAGTGCTCGGCTACTTCACACCAACCGAGGCGGCCGGGATCGCAGTCATCTACACGATAGCGATCGCCCTCCTGGTCTATCGTAGCATCACCTGGACCAAATTGCCTGGTCTCTTCTTCCGCACAGCTAAACTTACCGGTACTATTCTCTTCATAGCTGTGACAGCCAAGGTGGCCGGGTGGATTTTTGAGTATGATGGCCTACCTGTGCGGGTGGCGACTCTTTTGACTAATGTCACGACCAGTCCGCTCATGACCATGCTGCTCATTTTCGGGTTTCTGATCCTGGTGGGCATGTTCATGGACGCGACAGCAGCGATCTTCATCCTTGTGCCCATTCTGCTTCCCACCGTCAAGACGGCCGGCATCGATCCTGTGTACTTCCTGGTCATGATGGTGATCACCCTGGCTCTGGGGCTTATCACACCGCCGGTGGGCGTCTGCTTGTACGCGGCCAGCAATTTGACGGGCCTTTCCTTGGAAGATGTTACACGGCACACGCTGGTGTGGATCGCAATCATGGTTTTGGCCATTTTGCTTCTAATATTTT
- a CDS encoding TRAP transporter small permease: MNCMGGAAAELRKEALPRAATFFRTLNRIPDYLAGIGVGAVIVTVAIQILGRWVGRPAPWTEEATRFLFVWLVFLGIGSGFRQAESARVTVFLNYLPASLQRLVPWIYILSTVGFFVFMFITGAQLVSQQVRMRELGSALMIPMWLVGICVPVSALMGLLGVVESVVLRPELIGLRRARK, translated from the coding sequence ATGAACTGCATGGGCGGAGCTGCTGCTGAATTGCGGAAAGAAGCGTTACCGCGGGCGGCGACATTCTTCCGAACGCTTAACCGGATCCCCGATTACCTAGCCGGCATTGGCGTCGGCGCGGTCATTGTGACCGTTGCAATTCAAATCCTCGGCCGCTGGGTTGGGCGTCCAGCCCCTTGGACTGAGGAAGCAACGCGTTTTTTGTTCGTCTGGCTTGTGTTTTTGGGCATCGGTTCCGGATTTCGCCAGGCTGAATCCGCACGGGTGACGGTTTTCCTCAACTACCTTCCCGCCAGCCTACAAAGGCTGGTGCCCTGGATCTATATCCTCAGCACAGTCGGCTTCTTTGTTTTCATGTTCATTACCGGTGCACAGCTGGTTTCCCAGCAGGTGCGCATGCGCGAATTAGGTTCGGCCTTGATGATTCCGATGTGGTTGGTGGGGATTTGCGTGCCGGTTTCGGCGCTTATGGGCTTACTCGGTGTCGTTGAGTCCGTCGTCTTGCGGCCGGAGCTGATTGGCCTAAGGAGGGCGAGAAAATGA